Within the Methanocaldococcus sp. genome, the region ACCGTGCCAAGTCTTTTCTTTTCTTAAAACTTTTTTCAAAAATCTATCTATTGCGTTTAGATTAGGAGTTGTAATAATTATTTTGCCACTAACCTTTAAAACTCTATAAATTTCCTTTAAAACAAAATAAGGAGAATGTAGATGCTCTATAACATCAAACATTGTTACCAAATCAAAACTATCGTCTTCAAACATTGGCAATCCTTTGTCTACATCGTGAACAAATAATTTTGCATTGGTCTCCTTTTTTGCTTGGTTAATAGCATATTCTGAGATATCAATACCATAGGTTTCACATCCAATCTCATCACAACATTTAAGGAAATACCCATAAGCACAACCAATGTCTAATACTCTAGCTCCCCTAACGTTTACATTTTTAAGAACTTCAGAAAAGTAAATCCCTCTTATTACTTTTTCCCAGTTTTTATATGATCTGTAATTACTTTGTTTACCTCCTTCAAAATATTCTTTACTAAATGGTTTCATTTTACTACCTCCTTACATAATTCTTCTATTCTCTCTTTCATTTCAATCAAGTCTCTAACAACAATAACATTCTTGTAATGTTCAAAGCCTCTCGCTCCTATTTCAGTTGAAATTATAGGTTTACCATATTTCAAATAGTCGAACATTTTTACCTCTATCCCTGTATCTGATGTTATTTTTGGGTTAACAAAGATATCAGCAACAGCTAAATAAGGCTCAATACTTTCTACATATCCAGTAATAATTACATTTGGTGGTAAATTATTTTTATGCTTAAATTTCTCACCTACAGAACCAACAATAAGGAAAATCACATGTGGTAAAGATTTAGCAATCTCTATAAGATGTTCAACAGCAAGTACATTTACACTATAATCAGCTCCTAAAAAGCAAACCACAGGCTTACCTTTTATTATATTTCTGATTTTTCTTGGAAGTTGAGAAAAATCCTTATACTTAGTTATTTGCGGTATGTTAAATTTCCATACCAATATTTTGTTAGATGGAACACCATCATGAATAAGTCTTTGTTTATCTTTTTCATTAAAACAGAGTACCAGATCAGCATTTTTAGCCGTGGAGAGTTCTATAAACTTAAGAAGAGAAATAAATGGTTTTGATATTTTGCTGTTTAGTTTTTCTAAGTAAAAATAATAGTCAACATTATGTTCAGAAAGAACAAACATAGAATTCAATTTCTTAGAAATTAAAAAAACTGGGAAAGCTCCAAAAGATCCATTATAGATTACTATATCTGGATTAATTCTTTTTAATTTTTGACTAAGTCTTAGATATAATAGAACATCAAACCTTGCTAAAAAATCACCTATTAAAGATATTAATAAAGAAAGGAACCATTGTATTTTTTCCATTTTTAGAAATTTCCTCCTGCTATATTTCTTTTTTTGTATTCTTAAAAAATACAAGGAAATTGAAGGCACATCATGCAACGAGAGAACAGAACACTTAGATCCATTTTCTTCTAATTCTTCTCTAAGCTTTCTCACTAATCTACTACCACCAAATGTAGGATGTTCTATTTCGTCAGGGGGAGAACGAGTAACTATGATTACATGTTTTCCTCCCCAAATCACCTTTTCAGGATGTTGCAACTAAATCACCTCTTTTTTTATCAATTTTCCTACATCCCACACACACTCTACTTTTATTGGAGGTTCAAAATTGCTCATAAATATCCCAAATAAACCATGATCTCCTGGTCTACCATGAACATCTTCAAACAAGTAACCATTCATATTATAATCACATATTTCATAGCCTTCGTTTGGTAATAAGATAATTTCTGGAAATTCATAAGAATCTATACCTAAATCCCACTTCAAAAACACATTTCTAAAAACTTTTGTTCCTGTAGTAGGATCTACAATTTTTTCTAGTTTTGATTTTATTTCTTCACTTAATTTTACAACATCATTTATATTTACACAACCTTGTGGCTCCCTCCCCTCTACATTTATCTTTATCAAACCATTTGAACCCCTATAAAAGAACGCCTTTGTTTGACTCCAATCAGCATTAAACAAATACTGATGTGAACTACTTGGTAAAATTTTAAGCAAATGTTTTACAAATTTGCTATGTTCTATTTTCCCTACGATTCCTTTTAAGCCAAGTCTTTTCATAAAACCCCTTATTTTTTCAGCGTCAATGCCAAGTTTTAAAAGAGGATTATGACTTGACTTTAGTTTTAAATATCCCTCTTTTTCTAACCATGTATTCACATAAAATCTTTTATATACTTTTCTAAATCCATGATCTGAAGCTATTATGATTTTTATATCTTCCTTACCATTAACAACTTCTTCTAGGATCCTACCTACCAATTTATCAATCCTTTCATAATGTTTTTCTACAAACATTTTATTATCAAATGCAAAGTGTTGAATCACATCTAATGATCTTAAAACTATGGCACTAAAATCCCAATCATTATTATTTAATAAATGAATAAATAAATTAACTAGATCTTCTTCTGTTTTTATAATATTTTTTTCCAATTTATAGATACTGTACCCTTCTTCTAATTTTCCTTCGTTAAGATCAACATCAAAGTTTGGAAAATTATCAAGAATGAATTTCTTTAAAGATTGTGGATAAACAAAATTGGAATCTTTACCTGGAGAACCCAAACCAGTTATCATAATACCATTAATTCGCCCTGGAGGATACGAAAATGGAATATTTACAATGATAGATCTTTTGTTTTTTTCAGTAAGTAAATTCCAAATTGCTTTGTGTTTTCTATCTTTTGATGTAATGGGTTTATAGAAGTATTCACCCTCTTTTTGCTTTAAAAATCCCCAAATACCATGCTTATGTGGTGGTACTCCAGTAAATATTGATGTCCATGCTGCAGGAGATAATGGGGGAATTGTACTTACTAATCTTGAGAAGTAACCATTTTCAGATATACTTGCAAGGTTTTTTAATTTGTTATTGTTTAATAATTCCCTAACTATATTGAAATCAGCTCCATCTATTCCTATTAGTAAGAGTTTGTCCATTTCATTCCCTCCACAACTCCTTTTAAATAAACTTTTGCTATTTTTAACCTCTCCCTGAAGGGCTTTTTAGATTCAAACAGTATAACTTTTAAATAATATCCAGTTACAAGCCAATTATACACTAAAATAAAAATTAAACACTGCCACCATTTTGAGTATTTTTTATGGAAAATAATTCTATTTCTTCCCATATAATATGCTCTCTTTTCGTCATATATGTGGAATTGCCTATCTTTATCCATTTCTTCTGGAAGGGACATGTCATGATAAATAATGGCATTTTTAACTACTAAACATTTATATCCTTTTTGTCTTACTCTCATTCCAAAATCAGCTTCATCATACTGAATTGCAAATGTTTTTTCGTCAAATATTCCAACTTTTTCTACCACCTCTCGTTTTACCATAAAAGCATTAGGAAAGTCATCTGTTTCCCAAACATCCTCATTTGGTAAAGGTAGATCCCTACCAATAAAATAAGTCCTACTTGTTAACATGTTTCTTTTTGTTCCTGCCCACCAGATTCTTTTTTTATCTTTCCAATAATACATTATAGGACCAACCATTCCTATTTTATTATCTGAAATTATAACTTTTACTAAATTTTCAATACATTTAGTGTCCAATACATTATCATCATCAACTAAAAAAATCAATTCACCTTTTGATAAGTTTATACCTTTATTTCTACTACCTGCAAGCAGTAAATTTTTATCATTTCTTACAATTTTTAAATTAGTTAAATCATCAAAATTTTTTTTGATATATTCATAAGTTCCATCAGTTGAAGCATCATCTACTACGATTATTTCAATATTTTTATAAGTATTTTCTAAAATTGAATTTATTAACCGTTCAACCTGTTTTTTTCTATTATGTGTTGGAATTACTACTGAAACTAAAGGATTTTTATCCATTATTCACCACCATTTCCAAAATTCTCTTAAATTCCTCAGCACTCTTATCCCAACTAAACTGTTTAGCCCATTCAACGGCATTTCTACTTAATTTCATTCTTAAATCATCATCTTTCAATAAATTAATAATGGTTTCAGATAATTTCATAATATCTCCATCATCAACCAACAAACCATTATACCCATCTTTAATAGAATCTACCAACCCTGAAACCCTATATCCTACAACAGGAGTTCCCAAAGCATTTGCTTCAATAACATTTAATCCCCACCCTTCTTTAACGGAAGTAACTATCAAAATCTGACTTTTTTTAATTATTTCATTTCTCTTTTCAAAAGGGACATATCCAAAAAATTTAACATTATTTTTTAACCCTAATTTATCAACTAAAATTTTTAATTTATATAAATAACTTTCTTTCTTTGGACTTCCCAAAATCCACAACTTTACATTAGGAATCTCTTTTTTAACATAATAAACAGCTTTAATTGCATGTTCAACTCTCTTCATAGGAGTTAATCTTGAAACAAAACATATAGCATTTTCCTCTTTTTCTTCAAAATTAATCTTTTCTAATGGTTTAACATCGCATCCATTATAAATAACATAAATATTTTCCTCTTTAAATCCTAAGGTAATTAAATCTTTTTTTGTTGAAGGTGAAACACAAATTGTCGGAATGTTTTTATATAATCTCAAAAAATTCCTCTCTACAAATTTACCTATCTTGTTAAGCGGGAATGGCATTTCATAGTCCCAGCATATATCTTCATAATGATGGATAAAAAATATTATTGGTTCTTTTGCATATAATGGAGTAAAAAATGGTATGCCATTAATTTGATCAATAATAACATCAAACTTTCCTTTAAATTCAGAGTAATATTTTCTCCATGCATTTATATGTATTGTGTATATGTTAAAATCTCTAACAATTTCAATTCCATCAATAATTTCCCTTTCCAAACAACCTTTAAATTTTGGAACAAACCAAACACACTCATGACCTTTCTCTACCAACCTTTTTAGATACTCATAAGTAACGAATTCCGCCCCTCCCTTCCAAGGATGTTTTATACACTTCCACGACATCATTAAAATCCTCATTCTACCACAAATATATGCCTTTTTTGTAAATTTATTCTTTTAATTTCATTTTAAGTAATAAAATATCTCTTCCCATTTTATAAATTGTCTTAATTAATCCTATACTCCCTTTGATACCAGTAAATTTTTGATTATATATACAGGGAGCATAGGTTATTTTATAACCTCTTTTTCTGGCTAATACTAAAATACATACATCAAAAGAATAACCATTAAAAGATTTAAAATCATAAATATTATTAAACAAATCTTTAATTACATCATGTTTAAACATTTTAATACCTGCCTGAGTATCCTTAAGTTTTAACTCTGGAAACATTAAATTTACATAAAGATTGAAACAATAACTCAAAAATTTTCTAAGTGGTGGATATTCAAATACACTATTTTTATCTCTCCTATTTCCTATAACAATATCAGCATTATCATTTTTAATTTTTTCAAGAAACCATTTTAAAGCCTTTGGGTGATAATCTAAATCACTATCTAACAATGCCACATACTTTCCTTCTACAAATTTTAGGCCATACTTTATCGCATAACCTTTACCTCTATTTTTCTCATATCCAACAACTTTTAAATTATCAAATTCATTTTCTAAATTCTTCGCAATATCATAAGTTTTATCAACAAATCCATCTACAACCAAAATTATCTCAAAACTTTTGCAAAATTCAGAAACTACCTTCTCAACTGTTATAATAGAATTCTCAATAAATTTTTCTCCTTTATAACATGGCATAATAATAGATAACTTAACCATAGTTTCACATTTACAAGAATAGTTATAAAATAAAGCAAAAGTAATAAAATGGTATATATATTATATAAAGATTATTATTTATTTAATTAATGTTCGAAAACTTTTTATATGATTATTAATATAAATGTCTCACAACTATATTATAAATTATATAATTTCTTGTTTTACTTAATAAAACTTAA harbors:
- a CDS encoding class I SAM-dependent methyltransferase, encoding MKPFSKEYFEGGKQSNYRSYKNWEKVIRGIYFSEVLKNVNVRGARVLDIGCAYGYFLKCCDEIGCETYGIDISEYAINQAKKETNAKLFVHDVDKGLPMFEDDSFDLVTMFDVIEHLHSPYFVLKEIYRVLKVSGKIIITTPNLNAIDRFLKKVLRKEKTWHGFRDKTHLYLFTPSSLRFLVERVGFKVVKLETPFHPLLKPLQKIVNKTGLGGQIWLVGEK
- a CDS encoding glycosyltransferase family 4 protein, with translation MQHPEKVIWGGKHVIIVTRSPPDEIEHPTFGGSRLVRKLREELEENGSKCSVLSLHDVPSISLYFLRIQKKKYSRRKFLKMEKIQWFLSLLISLIGDFLARFDVLLYLRLSQKLKRINPDIVIYNGSFGAFPVFLISKKLNSMFVLSEHNVDYYFYLEKLNSKISKPFISLLKFIELSTAKNADLVLCFNEKDKQRLIHDGVPSNKILVWKFNIPQITKYKDFSQLPRKIRNIIKGKPVVCFLGADYSVNVLAVEHLIEIAKSLPHVIFLIVGSVGEKFKHKNNLPPNVIITGYVESIEPYLAVADIFVNPKITSDTGIEVKMFDYLKYGKPIISTEIGARGFEHYKNVIVVRDLIEMKERIEELCKEVVK
- a CDS encoding alkaline phosphatase family protein, which produces MDKLLLIGIDGADFNIVRELLNNNKLKNLASISENGYFSRLVSTIPPLSPAAWTSIFTGVPPHKHGIWGFLKQKEGEYFYKPITSKDRKHKAIWNLLTEKNKRSIIVNIPFSYPPGRINGIMITGLGSPGKDSNFVYPQSLKKFILDNFPNFDVDLNEGKLEEGYSIYKLEKNIIKTEEDLVNLFIHLLNNNDWDFSAIVLRSLDVIQHFAFDNKMFVEKHYERIDKLVGRILEEVVNGKEDIKIIIASDHGFRKVYKRFYVNTWLEKEGYLKLKSSHNPLLKLGIDAEKIRGFMKRLGLKGIVGKIEHSKFVKHLLKILPSSSHQYLFNADWSQTKAFFYRGSNGLIKINVEGREPQGCVNINDVVKLSEEIKSKLEKIVDPTTGTKVFRNVFLKWDLGIDSYEFPEIILLPNEGYEICDYNMNGYLFEDVHGRPGDHGLFGIFMSNFEPPIKVECVWDVGKLIKKEVI
- a CDS encoding glycosyltransferase family 2 protein; the protein is MDKNPLVSVVIPTHNRKKQVERLINSILENTYKNIEIIVVDDASTDGTYEYIKKNFDDLTNLKIVRNDKNLLLAGSRNKGINLSKGELIFLVDDDNVLDTKCIENLVKVIISDNKIGMVGPIMYYWKDKKRIWWAGTKRNMLTSRTYFIGRDLPLPNEDVWETDDFPNAFMVKREVVEKVGIFDEKTFAIQYDEADFGMRVRQKGYKCLVVKNAIIYHDMSLPEEMDKDRQFHIYDEKRAYYMGRNRIIFHKKYSKWWQCLIFILVYNWLVTGYYLKVILFESKKPFRERLKIAKVYLKGVVEGMKWTNSY
- a CDS encoding glycosyltransferase family 4 protein, whose protein sequence is MRILMMSWKCIKHPWKGGAEFVTYEYLKRLVEKGHECVWFVPKFKGCLEREIIDGIEIVRDFNIYTIHINAWRKYYSEFKGKFDVIIDQINGIPFFTPLYAKEPIIFFIHHYEDICWDYEMPFPLNKIGKFVERNFLRLYKNIPTICVSPSTKKDLITLGFKEENIYVIYNGCDVKPLEKINFEEKEENAICFVSRLTPMKRVEHAIKAVYYVKKEIPNVKLWILGSPKKESYLYKLKILVDKLGLKNNVKFFGYVPFEKRNEIIKKSQILIVTSVKEGWGLNVIEANALGTPVVGYRVSGLVDSIKDGYNGLLVDDGDIMKLSETIINLLKDDDLRMKLSRNAVEWAKQFSWDKSAEEFKRILEMVVNNG
- a CDS encoding glycosyltransferase family 2 protein, producing the protein MVKLSIIMPCYKGEKFIENSIITVEKVVSEFCKSFEIILVVDGFVDKTYDIAKNLENEFDNLKVVGYEKNRGKGYAIKYGLKFVEGKYVALLDSDLDYHPKALKWFLEKIKNDNADIVIGNRRDKNSVFEYPPLRKFLSYCFNLYVNLMFPELKLKDTQAGIKMFKHDVIKDLFNNIYDFKSFNGYSFDVCILVLARKRGYKITYAPCIYNQKFTGIKGSIGLIKTIYKMGRDILLLKMKLKE